The window aggggtctgcaggttattcctgtcctgaatgtagagagaagtacaaggagCGGCCTGCATTACACAGGAACATTGCTCTGAGGAACATAGCAGAGCGTTTCCTATCTACTCAGCCAGATGAAGAGGTGGCCGGAGTCCATTGTACTTACTGTGTGGACTCTCCTGTACCTGCTGTCAAGTCCTGTCTGCTGTGTGACGCTTCTATGTGTGATAAAcacctgagagtccacagcaagGCACCAAAACATGTCTTATGTGCCCCTACCACCTCCCCGGAGACCaggaaatgctccgtccataagGAACCATTgcagtattactgcactgaggataCCTCGTTTGTCTGTGTGTCCTGCACTCTGGCTGGAGAACATCACGGACACCAGGTGGAGACACTACAGGAGGCCTctcagaagaagaaggagaagctgAGGAATGATCTGCAGACActgatggcagagacagaggaggctgagaaaagagtccagagtctggaggaactcag is drawn from Hyperolius riggenbachi isolate aHypRig1 unplaced genomic scaffold, aHypRig1.pri scaffold_282, whole genome shotgun sequence and contains these coding sequences:
- the LOC137543875 gene encoding E3 ubiquitin-protein ligase TRIM8-like — translated: MASAILSEELKCPVCLAIYTDPVSLRCGHNFCRVCIDRVLDSQEGSAGYSCPECREKYKERPALHRNIALRNIAERFLSTQPDEEVAGVHCTYCVDSPVPAVKSCLLCDASMCDKHLRVHSKAPKHVLCAPTTSPETRKCSVHKEPLQYYCTEDTSFVCVSCTLAGEHHGHQVETLQEASQKKKEKLRNDLQTLMAETEEAEKRVQSLEELRRKAQVKTDGETKRVTTLFRDLRRRLEELEKRVLSDITWQEDVLH